In Leisingera methylohalidivorans DSM 14336, a single genomic region encodes these proteins:
- a CDS encoding hydrolase, with protein MLLIDHQSGLFQTVNDMPMTALRRHAGALASMATLAEIPVITTASVPQGPNGPLIHEIHENAPHAKYVARRGEINAWHNPEFVKAVEETGRKTLIIAGTITSVCMAFPAISAIADGYKVFVVVDASGTYSKMAQEITLARVVQAGAVPMDTAAVASEIQRTWHRDDAGKWAEIYTRIFPEYQLLIESYQKARAVEHDGEQLDSARG; from the coding sequence ATGCTGCTGATCGACCACCAAAGCGGCCTGTTCCAGACCGTAAATGACATGCCGATGACTGCTCTGCGCCGTCATGCCGGGGCGTTGGCCTCTATGGCGACCCTGGCGGAAATCCCTGTGATCACAACGGCTTCCGTCCCTCAAGGACCGAATGGCCCGCTTATCCACGAGATCCACGAGAACGCCCCCCATGCGAAGTACGTGGCACGCCGCGGCGAGATCAATGCTTGGCACAATCCCGAGTTTGTCAAAGCCGTCGAGGAAACAGGCCGGAAGACACTGATCATCGCTGGCACGATTACCAGCGTCTGCATGGCCTTTCCGGCAATCAGCGCGATTGCGGACGGGTACAAGGTTTTTGTGGTGGTGGACGCGTCCGGCACCTATTCGAAAATGGCCCAGGAGATCACGCTTGCCCGGGTTGTTCAGGCGGGTGCTGTTCCTATGGACACCGCGGCTGTTGCATCAGAAATTCAGCGCACCTGGCATCGCGATGACGCCGGGAAATGGGCAGAGATCTATACCCGGATCTTCCCCGAGTACCAGCTTCTGATTGAAAGCTATCAAAAAGCACGCGCAGTTGAACATGATGGCGAGCAACTGGACTCCGCGCGCGGATAA
- a CDS encoding pirin family protein, with product MSWNPALEPGCPDDIGVDSIETLIVPRARDLGGFEVMRALPAPKRQMVGPFIFFDQAGPAEFLTGQGIDVRPHPHIGLGTVTYLYSGDFHHRDSIGSDQIIEPGALNWMVAGKGVTHSERTSSTGRQGPHSLYGIQTWIALPEDREDMDPIFEHHGKERLPLIESDGVAARLILGNAYGENAPATLYSETFYLDVTLAPGARFPLPDDHEDRGLYVTEGSVSIAGQTFEAGRMMVFRPGDKITVAAGDLGARLMALGGATLNGPRYVWWNFVASSQDRIEEAKEEWRAARWGKGLFDLPQDDKDEFIPLPDR from the coding sequence ATGAGCTGGAACCCCGCATTGGAACCTGGCTGCCCTGATGACATTGGCGTCGATTCAATCGAAACACTGATCGTTCCCCGCGCCCGCGATCTGGGCGGATTTGAAGTCATGCGTGCCCTCCCCGCGCCAAAGCGGCAGATGGTTGGACCGTTCATCTTCTTCGATCAGGCCGGGCCGGCCGAATTCCTGACAGGACAGGGTATTGATGTGCGCCCGCATCCCCATATCGGTCTGGGTACCGTAACCTATTTGTACAGCGGCGATTTTCATCACCGGGACAGTATAGGCAGCGACCAGATCATCGAGCCAGGCGCGCTGAATTGGATGGTGGCCGGCAAGGGCGTGACCCATTCGGAGCGGACCAGTTCGACCGGGCGACAGGGACCGCATAGTCTTTACGGTATCCAGACGTGGATTGCGCTGCCCGAGGATCGCGAGGACATGGATCCAATTTTTGAACACCACGGCAAGGAGAGGCTGCCGCTGATCGAATCCGACGGCGTAGCTGCCCGGCTTATCCTCGGAAACGCGTATGGTGAAAATGCCCCCGCAACACTTTATTCGGAAACCTTTTACCTTGACGTAACACTCGCCCCTGGCGCGCGCTTTCCCCTGCCGGATGATCACGAGGATCGCGGGCTTTACGTCACTGAGGGCTCGGTCAGCATTGCAGGGCAGACATTTGAGGCAGGCCGGATGATGGTCTTCCGCCCCGGCGATAAAATCACGGTTGCCGCAGGTGACCTTGGAGCACGGCTGATGGCACTTGGCGGAGCCACGCTGAACGGTCCGCGTTATGTCTGGTGGAATTTTGTGGCCTCATCCCAAGACCGGATTGAAGAGGCCAAAGAAGAATGGCGTGCCGCTCGCTGGGGAAAGGGGTTGTTCGACCTGCCTCAAGACGACAAGGACGAATTCATTCCACTGCCCGATAGGTGA
- a CDS encoding GntR family transcriptional regulator, with product MDQSRSPESGPTRTAEVTDVLRNDILEVRLKPGERLRFDDLREHYGAGISPLREALMHLAAQGLVVSEHRKGYRVAPVSKEDLQEIARLRGEFDALAIAESIRHGDELWEGRIIAAFHALQKRNKIGPDSEIDRDWERYHIRFHEELVSECKLPKLMEFRSILDLQARRYRRIAVHYLTTPRDDVCEHKSIRDAVLERDAELAGQLIREHFRKTVDIILEGNFA from the coding sequence ATGGATCAATCCAGATCGCCGGAAAGTGGGCCAACCCGCACTGCGGAAGTCACGGACGTATTGAGAAACGACATTCTGGAAGTGCGTCTCAAGCCAGGCGAACGTTTGCGGTTCGACGACCTGCGGGAACACTATGGCGCAGGAATCTCGCCGCTCCGGGAAGCGCTGATGCATCTCGCGGCGCAGGGATTGGTCGTTTCTGAACATCGGAAAGGCTACCGGGTTGCCCCGGTTTCAAAAGAAGACTTGCAGGAGATCGCCCGGCTGAGGGGTGAGTTCGATGCCTTGGCGATCGCAGAGAGCATCCGGCATGGTGATGAGTTGTGGGAAGGGAGGATCATCGCAGCCTTCCACGCTCTTCAGAAGCGCAATAAGATCGGGCCGGACAGTGAAATCGACCGGGATTGGGAGCGTTACCACATCAGATTCCACGAAGAACTGGTATCGGAGTGCAAACTGCCGAAGCTTATGGAGTTTCGCTCGATTCTTGATCTGCAAGCCCGCCGGTACAGGCGGATTGCCGTTCACTACCTCACGACACCCCGCGACGATGTTTGCGAGCACAAGTCGATCCGGGATGCAGTCCTTGAGCGCGATGCGGAGTTGGCAGGCCAACTTATCAGGGAACACTTCCGCAAGACGGTGGATATCATCCTAGAGGGAAACTTCGCCTGA
- a CDS encoding fumarylacetoacetate hydrolase family protein, translating to MRLLTYKRDGKQGMALGCGSDWADLGEIDPIDAVTGSAKFHALAQAAKQAPRIDISSVEVLPPIPRPGKIICVGLNYADHTAESPYEQPEYPTLFPRFATSLIPDRAAIIRPRKSHELDFEGELAVVIGKTARHVSPAEALSHVAGYSIFNDASIRDYQFKTPQWTVGKNFDGTGAFGPVLVTADELPEGAAGLAVETRLNGETVQRGNTSDMIYSVADLISIISEAITLEPGDVIATGTPAGIGWARDPKLFMRPGDTVEVEIDQIGLLRNPVADEDAIV from the coding sequence ATGAGGCTTTTGACCTACAAGAGGGATGGCAAGCAGGGGATGGCGCTTGGCTGCGGAAGTGACTGGGCCGATCTCGGGGAGATTGACCCGATCGACGCGGTGACTGGCAGCGCAAAGTTCCATGCGCTTGCACAAGCCGCAAAGCAGGCGCCTCGAATTGACATTTCGTCCGTTGAGGTGCTGCCGCCGATCCCGCGGCCAGGAAAGATCATTTGTGTTGGGCTCAACTACGCCGACCACACTGCGGAATCTCCCTATGAACAGCCCGAGTACCCGACCCTGTTCCCCCGGTTTGCCACCAGCCTGATCCCTGACCGGGCCGCGATCATTCGGCCGCGCAAATCCCATGAACTTGATTTCGAGGGCGAACTGGCCGTTGTGATCGGAAAGACCGCCCGGCATGTATCCCCAGCGGAGGCGCTTTCGCACGTGGCCGGGTATTCCATCTTCAACGATGCCTCGATCCGCGACTATCAATTCAAGACGCCCCAGTGGACTGTCGGCAAGAATTTCGATGGCACAGGCGCCTTCGGGCCGGTACTGGTTACGGCGGATGAGCTACCGGAAGGAGCGGCCGGGCTGGCTGTTGAAACCCGGCTGAACGGCGAAACTGTCCAGCGTGGCAATACGTCGGATATGATTTATTCCGTCGCCGATCTCATCTCCATTATCTCAGAGGCAATCACGCTGGAACCTGGCGACGTCATCGCCACAGGCACGCCGGCTGGGATTGGATGGGCTCGCGACCCAAAACTCTTCATGCGCCCCGGAGACACTGTGGAAGTCGAGATCGACCAGATCGGCCTCCTCCGCAACCCCGTGGCAGACGAAGACGCGATTGTATGA
- a CDS encoding VOC family protein: MDPLVHRLGFVALNVKNLDAAIADARDVMGLSLVGQGNGRALLTSNDRHAELIFYQAEASELHTIGLEALTPAHVGEVARRARAEGLEVVSETPSLPAMEHGVTIRFSENHLVEVHTPMLRDRPSRYSGPGIHPRYIDHANLTARDPASASEEMMRVLGLKLSERTAGWELSWMRAGDGRHHTLAFVKSDAAGIHHYSWEFADFNDFKRLGDVLDTFDRKLVWGPGRHGAGDNLFVYYVDAAGFLVECTAEMERIADPEFQARVVDPGENLSNYKVVNRWGQLPSQEWIGHFIPCMGRPGH; this comes from the coding sequence ATGGACCCGTTGGTACACCGCTTGGGCTTTGTCGCCCTGAACGTCAAAAACCTGGACGCGGCAATAGCCGATGCACGGGACGTCATGGGCCTTTCGCTGGTTGGTCAGGGAAATGGCCGCGCGCTGCTGACGTCTAACGACCGTCACGCCGAACTGATCTTTTATCAGGCGGAGGCCAGCGAATTGCACACAATCGGCCTTGAAGCGCTGACACCCGCCCATGTGGGAGAAGTGGCCCGCCGGGCGCGGGCGGAAGGTTTGGAGGTCGTGTCCGAAACACCGTCCCTGCCCGCCATGGAGCACGGGGTCACGATCCGTTTTTCAGAAAATCATCTGGTCGAGGTCCACACGCCTATGCTGCGTGATCGCCCATCGCGTTATTCAGGACCTGGCATTCACCCGCGCTATATTGACCATGCGAACCTGACGGCACGGGATCCTGCCTCAGCCTCGGAAGAAATGATGCGGGTGCTCGGATTGAAACTGTCCGAACGCACTGCAGGATGGGAACTGTCGTGGATGCGTGCGGGAGATGGGCGGCATCATACGTTGGCCTTCGTCAAGTCCGATGCAGCAGGCATCCATCACTACAGCTGGGAGTTCGCGGATTTCAACGACTTCAAACGGCTGGGAGATGTTCTTGATACCTTCGACCGCAAACTGGTCTGGGGGCCGGGGCGGCATGGCGCCGGCGACAATCTGTTTGTCTATTATGTCGATGCAGCCGGCTTTCTGGTTGAATGCACGGCGGAAATGGAGCGGATCGCCGACCCCGAGTTTCAGGCGCGCGTAGTCGATCCCGGTGAAAACCTGTCAAACTACAAAGTCGTGAACCGCTGGGGCCAGCTCCCCTCGCAAGAATGGATCGGCCATTTCATTCCCTGCATGGGCCGGCCAGGCCATTGA
- a CDS encoding nuclear transport factor 2 family protein, translated as MIRRLEDQRRLAMLAGDAASLLGMFDTDLVYTHSDGSQDTCASYIGKVAAGHFVYHQLGFEVGNIEIHYGLALVHGWIHGEAEVKGNPRVLNCRYLAVWSGRGATWKLRAFQPTPVAENML; from the coding sequence ATGATCCGCCGCCTCGAAGATCAAAGACGGCTTGCTATGCTTGCCGGAGATGCCGCGTCGTTGCTGGGCATGTTTGATACCGATCTGGTCTACACCCACTCCGATGGCAGCCAAGACACATGCGCCAGCTACATAGGGAAAGTCGCCGCCGGCCATTTCGTCTATCACCAATTGGGCTTTGAGGTCGGCAATATTGAGATCCACTACGGTCTTGCCCTGGTTCATGGCTGGATCCACGGCGAGGCCGAGGTGAAGGGCAATCCGCGCGTGCTCAACTGCCGCTACTTGGCAGTGTGGTCAGGGCGAGGCGCAACATGGAAGCTTCGTGCCTTCCAGCCCACACCGGTCGCAGAAAATATGCTCTGA
- a CDS encoding NADPH-dependent FMN reductase, with product MLTLQIILGSIRQGRGGVSVARWFEEAARQDGRFNVEFVDLLELNLPMMDEPNHPRLAQYTHEHTRRFSELISRGDAYVFVSSEYNFGIPGALKNALDYLALEWAGKPMSVFSYGGISGAIRAAEDLRRTAVALNMVPLNHNIVAPLYTQQCDDEGRFSPNPVQADAAQDVLNALSEWGEMLRNRRQARH from the coding sequence ATGCTTACTCTGCAAATCATCCTGGGAAGCATCCGGCAAGGGCGGGGCGGCGTTTCCGTGGCACGCTGGTTCGAGGAAGCCGCCCGCCAGGACGGCCGGTTCAATGTTGAATTCGTTGACTTGCTGGAACTGAACCTGCCGATGATGGACGAGCCGAACCATCCGCGCCTGGCACAATACACCCATGAGCACACCCGGCGCTTCAGCGAGTTGATCAGCCGCGGAGATGCATACGTCTTTGTATCTTCCGAGTATAACTTCGGCATTCCAGGTGCGCTCAAGAACGCGCTGGACTACCTGGCGCTCGAATGGGCCGGAAAGCCGATGTCCGTGTTCAGCTATGGCGGCATTTCAGGGGCGATCAGGGCCGCAGAAGACCTCCGACGCACCGCTGTCGCGCTGAACATGGTGCCGCTCAACCATAATATTGTGGCGCCGCTCTATACACAGCAATGCGACGATGAAGGGCGGTTTTCCCCCAACCCGGTACAGGCCGACGCCGCACAGGATGTTCTGAACGCTTTGTCCGAATGGGGCGAAATGCTCAGAAATAGGAGGCAAGCACGGCACTAA